The sequence below is a genomic window from Streptococcus pantholopis.
GATTATTTTTTTCTAAGGCTGCAAGGATAATCTCCTTGTCATAGTCAAATAAGGTCTTGCTTGGCTGATTTGCTGATTCAATCAGCTTGCTGCCGTTGGAGCTTCTGTTCCGCCTTTTTTCCTGCCGAAGAAGATCCAGAACCTGATGTTCAGAAATATAGTAGTGGTGGGTGCTTAAGATTAATTTTTTTAGGACCTGTTCCAGCTGATTAAAGTTTCTTGGCCAGTCATAGGCCAGCAGTGCCTCCATTGCCTGAGGCTGAAAGCCGATAACTTCTCTGTTGCATTTAATATTAAGCTTATTGAGTAAGAGAGTGAGAAGACTTGAGAGTTCATTTTTTCTTTCTCTGACCGATGGGGAATAGAGACTGCCGCAGTCCAAGTGTGTCATAATTCGGTTGTAGATGTATTCGTTATGATCGTTGCTCTTTGTGTTATAGGTGAATAGTAGATTGTTTCTCTGCAGCAGTTTTGTGCTGTCAATAACGGTTAACAGCTTTTCGAGATTGGTGGCAGTTAGCTGCTCGACATTTTTGAACAGCAGCGTGTTTTCTTTCTCCACTAAAGGGCCGTTAGCGGAATTGAGCAGATACTTCCAGGTTCTTTCATCAATCAGTTTGGAATTAATAACAATCAGATGCTGGTTGAACTGTTTTTGCTGCAGGAAAGCCGTATAAGCAAGACTGGTTTTAGCTGTTCCGTTCTCTCCAAAAATAATCATGACACTGTAATGGGCCGTCAGTGTATCAATCAGCTGTCGTGATTTTTCTTGAATAAATGATGTGAAAAGCAGATGGCTGTTTATCTCTTTTTCAATATCCTCTTTATCAAAATACTGGACGCCAAAACTATTTCGGATAATCGGCGGTGTGCTCTTTCTGATATCACAGAAATAATAAGTCTCATTTTCAAGTTTAAACGGTTGCATCCCAATACGGTAGAGGTTGCCGTTAAATGTGTGGTAAAAAATTTTTGAAGGGCTGTCTTTGCTTTTCGACCGTAAAAAATCTCTTATAGAATCTGCTAGTGTCTGATTAATATTGGAGTAAACCGTCTGCAGGTCGTCATCAACAATCAGAGCTTTAGCCGTTTGCTCTTTGAAATAAGCCGTCAGCAGTTTATTTTGTTTTTTGATATGCTGGGTATCTTTGAGAGTCATAAGAGCCTGCTGGAAGGCATGTTTTATACTTTCTGTACCAGATGTTACCAGTATAGTGTTCAGTGATTTTTGGATAGCTGTTTTATTAGTAATGGCATCACACAATATCATGCTGTAACCCTGAGCTTTTAAATCTTCCAAAATGGCGGAAGTATCCGCTGAATCTGTTAAGGTGATGATTTTGATATGGTACTGCAGGATATCGCAAATCAGATGAGCAGGTTCTGTAATACTGGCATAACCGACAATAGCGAGATGATCCGTATAATTTTTGGCTAATTCGATAGCACCTAGAATATCGTAGAGAGAAATAGCGATATCAAAGACTGGAATGGGGACGGTATCGCGGATTAAATGGGCTGTTCCGCCGCGAGAAATAACGGCATCATAGTCCTCGGGATAAAGTTTTTGCGCTAATTCCTTTCCCTGCAGCAAATCTGCAGTAAATACATCGATTTCCAAGTCGGTAAATTCTTTGCTGACAGTTTCCATCGCATGTTTGAGCTCTTCGTAGGGAGCTATTCCTAGCAGTTTAAATTTAGGCATGGCGAGACCTCTCTTTTTGTTTCATATACAAACGATTTTAACGCATTTTTGTCTGTCATACAGGTTTTTTTGAGAAAACGTTTCAAAATTAAACACTTTACTGCTTTTCTCAGCTTATAGATTTTGATTATTGTTTATAGAATAAAAAATATCAATAGGGAAGGAGATGGCCGAATGCTGAAACTATTAATCATTGCTGACGATTTTACAGGTGCTTTAGATACTGGAGTCCAATTTTCTGATCAAGGGATAGAAACCTTAGTGACTACTGACAAAGATATTGATTTTCATTCTCTGGCGCCGGATTTGGAAGTTTTGGTGATTGACAGTGAAAGCCGCTATCTCTCCTTTGAAGCCTCTTACACGCTTATCAGCTCTATCATTCAAAAAGCTAAAAATCATGGGGTGGCTTATATATACAAAAAAGTGGATTCTGCACTAAGAGGAAATATAAGCAGCGAACTTAAAGCTTTGGCTGATCAGTTCCCAAATGAAAAAATTGCCTTTGTGCCGGCTTTCCCCGCAATCAACCGCACCGTCAAAAATGGGGAGCTTTTGATAGACGGCAGGCCGGTAGCAGAAAGTGTTTTTGCCAGCGACCCTTATGAGCCGGTTACTGAAAGCAATATCGCTAAAAGATTGCAGGAGGAAGCCTCACTTGGCTCTGCTCTGTGCAGCAAAGAAAGCTCTTCTTTCGGTGCAGCAGCAGAACAGATTCTTCTTTTTGACAGCGAAATCGATGATGATTTACGAGCCATTTCGCAGCATTTGGCTCAGCAGAGATTATTAAAACTAAGTGTCGGCTGTGCTGGTTTTGCCAAATATCTGCCGGCTCTGTTATTTCCGCAGCAAAGAAAGCAAAGATACACAATAGATTTCCCCTTGCTCGTTATTTCCGGATCGGTTAATCCCATCACCCGCAGGCAGATTGACTATGCAGAAAAACAGCAGGCTGCCCGTTTTTCCTTACAGGCTGCCCAGCTGACTGCTGAGGACTTTTGGGACAGTCGGCAGGGACAGGATTTGTTAGGGCGCTATTTAGTAACAATCAAAGAGCATGATTTAGCCGTTTTTGAGACGCTGAATGCGGCAGCATTGCCAGACTTTTCGGATAAGGATGAAAAAGAAAAAACTCAGCCCGCCTTTCGATTTCAAATTGGTCGTTCATTAGGAAAAATTGCCAAATATTTTTTAGAAAAAAAGCTGGAACGCACCTTATTTTTTATCGGAGGGGATACTTTATTTCAGTCGATGCAGGTTTTGGGTTTGGATGAGATTCAGCCTTTATCAGAGCTTTACCCAGGGGTGGTGCTGTCTCGCATTGTCTGGCAGGGACAAAAAATTCAGCTCATTACAAAATCCGGAGGTTTTGGTCAGCCGGATTTATTAGAAAAACTTAACCAATCAATTATTGATAAGGAGGAGATGTAAGTGTTAACGGATTATAGTTTGAAAATGCCTAAAAATATTTATGCAGGATCGCATGCCTTGGAGCAGATAGCTACTATTCTTCCGGCCGGTCTCAAAAAGGTTGCTATTTTTACAGATAAAGGAATTTTACAAGCTAACCTGCTGACAATTCCTCAAGCTGTTTTGGAGGAAGCCGGTCTGACCTATGAAATTTTTGCCGATATTCCCGCAGAACCTGACTACCATCAAGCGCAGGCGATAGTTGATCAGTTTAAAGCAGCAGATGCAGATTTTATCATGGCTATTGGAGGCGGAAGTGTCATGGATGTGGCTAAACTGGCCTCAATTTTGACAGCAGGTGATTATCAGGTGAAAGATTTGCTGGATAATCCTTTGCTGGCAAAAAAACAGGTACCTGTTCTGATGATACCGACAACCGCAGGTACCGGTTCGGAAGCAACACCCAACAGTATTGTGGGAGTACCAGAGCAGGAATTAAAGATTGGAATTGTCAATCCTGAAATGATTGCTGACTATGTTATTTTAGACGGTCGTCTGCTTAAAAATCTGCCGCAGCCGATTGCTGCCGCAACAGGTGTAGATGCCTTATGCCATGCCATTGAATGCTTTACATCTACAAAACGCAATCCATTCAGCAATACTTTTGCTTTGGAAGCTTTTGATTTGATATTTAATAACATTACTGAAGCCTGCACCAATCCCGAAGCGCTGGCAGCTAAAAACAAGATGCTTTTAGGTTCCTTTTATGCCGGTGTCGCTATCACTGCCTCCGGGACAACAGGTATTCACGCCTTATCTTATCCTTTAGGAGGCAAATACCATATCGCTCACGGTGTCTCAAATGCGATTTTGCTGATGCCTGTTATGCGCTTTAATGAACCCGTTATTAAAGACTACTTTGCACAGGCTTATGACCGGGCTGTTCATGATGGCCGGCAGCATTTATCTGTAGACGAGAAATCTCAGTATATTTTAACGCAGTTTGAACACATTGTGACGAAGCTGGACATTCCGACCAGTCTAAAAACCTTCAATGTTCCTGAAACGGATTTGGAAGATTTAGTGGCTGCAGGTATGCAGGTCAAACGGCTGTTAGTCAATAATATGCGGGAAATCAAATCTGAAGATGCCCGTGCTATTTACAAGCAAGTTCTTTGAAGTGAACTGAACACGGCCTAAACGCTGTGTAAAAAAGATAAAATTTCCTAGAGTCTTAGCGACTCTTCGTCAATTTTCCTATTTTTACTTTGCGTTCTTAACGGCCTTTGTATCTTGTTATAAGGAGGAAGTTATGGTTGCGATTAAGGGAATTATCACTCCAATTATTACCCCGATGCTGGCTGATGAAAGTGTCAACTATGATGAGCTGCGCAGACAGATTGACCGTTTGATTGTTCAAGGGATTCATGGCATCTTTGTTTTTGGAACAAACGGTGAGGGTTATATTTTATCAGAAGAGGAAAAGATACAGATTATGCAGACTGCTGTTGAGCAGACAGCCGGACGTGTCCCTGTCTATGCTGGAACCGGCTTGATTGGTACAAAAGATACGATTCGTCTGTCTCAAAAAGCAGAGGAAATCGGTGTCGACGTTTTATCCGTCATCACCCCGTCCTTTGCAGCAGCATCTCAAAATGAACTGTATGATCATTACAAGGCAGTTGCCGAAAGTGTTGACTTGCCCATTGTTCTCTATAATATTCCGGCACGTACCGGAAATGCTTTAGCACCGGCTACTGTTGAGCGTCTCAGTCATATTGAAAATATTGTTGGTGTTAAAGATTCCAGCGGTAATTTTGACACTATTTTGCAGTATATTGAGAGAACCCGCTGGCGGGAAGATTTTGCTGTCCTATCAGGCAACGATTCATTGATTCTTTGGACCTTGATGGCAGGAGGAGTAGGCGGGATTGCCGGCTGCTCAAACATTTATCCGTTTACAATGGCAGAAATTTATAACGCTTATACAGCAGGGGATTTCGAGCAAGCCAGATTCCATCAGGACTCTATTCGATCATTTAGAAACTGTTTCCGCTTTGGCAACCCTAATACCATTGTTAAATATGCGGCAGCCGAATTAGGCTATCCGGTAGGAAAGTGCCGTGCCCCTTTCAATCAGCTGTCAGAAGAAGGACTTAGGGCTTTGCGTCAGGTTTTAGATGAAAACAAGGCTAAAGGTATGGAAAGCTGAACATGAGCCAATTTTCATGCGGAATTTTAACGGCCTTTGTATCTTATGAATTGAACACGGCCTAAACGCTGCGTAAAAAAGATAAAATTTCCTAGAGTCTTAGCGACTCTTCGTCAATTTTCCTATTTTTACTTTGCGTTCTTAACGGCCTTTGTATCTTATGAACTGAACACGGCCTAAAATCCTAGTGAAAAAGATGGTATAACCATGCTTTGTAATAGCAATTGATTAGAAAAGCCGTAGCCGTCTGAAAGCTTTATCGTCCTAACGGCCGACCGCAGCTTTCTAGTCGTCTTGGCAGAGGTGCGTCTGCGAAATCAGAGATTTCGGACTTACCGTCATTTTCATACGGATTTTTAAACGGCCTTTGTATCTTGTTGGAATTGAACACGCCCTAAGAGCTGTGCAAAAAAGACAGCCCTTCCTTGAGTCTTGAATGACTCATCGGTCAGGCTCCTATTTTTGCTTTGCTCTTTTAACGGCCTTTGTATCTTGGTGAAGGAGTGGAGTGGATGAAAAAAATTATTGGAATTACTTTAGGTGATCCTGCTGGAATTGGTCCGGAGATTTCTTTAAAAGCATTTGGCAAAGCAGAACTTTATGAGCGCTGCCGTCCTTTGCTTGTTGGTGATAAGTCGGTACTTGATTATTATTTAGAAAAGCATCCTGAGCTGGATTTAAAGGTTCATGTTGTTAATGATCCTAAAGATGGGATTTATCAGCTTGGGACTGTTGATTTGATTGATTTGGATAAGATTGATATGTCTGAATTCAAAATCGGTCATGTGTCTTCAAGTGGGGGTGATGCAGCATTTTGCTATGTCAAAAAAGTTATTGAATTGGCTCTTGCAAAAGCAGTGGATGCTACAGTGACCAATCCTCTAAATAAGGAAGCCCTTAATCTGAGCGGACACCATTATGCCGGGCATACCGAAATTTATGCTGATTTAACAGGAACGGATAAATATACTATGCTGCTTGCAGATGGTAATTTGCGTGTCGTCCATGTTTCTACTCATGTTTCTTTACGAGAGGCGTGTGACAGGGCGACAATGGAGAGGGTGCTGGATGTTATACGGATAGCAGACAAGGCCTGTCATAATTTAGGAATCTCTAACCCGCGTATTGCGGTAGCAGGTCTTAATCCGCATTGTGGTGAAAATGGACTGTTTGGCCGTGAAGAAATCGAAGAAATTAATCCGGCTGTTGAAGCTGCGCAAGCAGAAGGAATAAATGTGTACGGCTCATTGCCGGCCGATACCTTATTTTCCAAAGCAAATGGAGGACTGTATGATATGGTCGTTGCTATGTATCATGATCAGGGCCATATTCCGCTGAAATTATTGGGTTTTGTATATGATCAGCAAAAAGCCGGTTGGAAAGCTGTTCAAGGGGTTAATATTACACTTGGTCTGCCTATTATCAGAACATCAGTTGATCATGGTACGGCTTTTGACCAAGCCGGTAAGTGGACAGCCAGCGAATTGAGTCTGGAAAATGCCATTGATTATGCTATCCGTCTGGCAGAGCATTCATAAAAAGGTGAGAGCTGCTGGCAAAGACAGTCATCGTGCTGGTACTATTGCAGCAAGCCTTGTATCTTGGTGAACTAAATATGGCCTAAAATCCTAGTGAAAAAGATGGTATACATCATGGCTTTGTAATAGCAATTGATTAGAAAAGCTGTAGCTGTCTGAAGGCTTTGCAGTCTTTACAGCCTGCCGCACCCTTCTAGTCGTTCTGGCAGAGGTGCGTCTGCGAAATCAGAGATTTCGGACTTACCGTCAGCCGTAAACGACTGAAAGCTTTGTCGCCTTAACAGTCGACTGCACCCTTCTAGTCGTTCTGGCAGAGGGGCGTCTGTCAAATCAAAGATTTCGGACTTACCGTCAGCCGTAAACGACTGAAAGCTTTGTCGCCTTAACAGTCGACTGCACCCTTCTAGTCGTTCTGGCAGAGGGGCGTCTGCGAAATCAAAGATTTCGGACTTACCGTCATTTTTACTTTGCGTTTTTAACGGCCTTTGTATCTTATGAATTGAACACGGCCTAAAATCCTAGTGAAAAAGATGGCTGTCATCGTGATGCCAGCATCACTTGCCATCCCCTATTTTCATACGGATTTTTAAGCGGCCTTTGTATCTTGTTGGAGGAGGGGAGTTATGATAATTGATCGTGCTGAACGTTTGGAATACTATCAGCCTATTTTACCTAAAATTAAAGACGCCTTAGCTGTTTTAGAAGCTCATAAAGATGATTGGGCAGCAGGAGTGTCCTATTCTTTTTCAGGAGGCAGGCTTTTTTTCCAAAAAGGGCGGACAAAACCGTTAGAACTTTCACAGTTTGAAGCCCATCGGAAATTTATTGATGTCCAGTTCGTTTTGGAGGGAGCCGAGTATGTTGCACTGGAAGACTTAGCGGAGTTGTCTGTCGCCCTTCCCTATCAGCAGGAAAAGGATGTTGAAAAATATGAGGGGTCAGTTCGCCATTACATGAAAATCACAGAGGGCATGGCCTACGTTTGTTTTCCATGGGACGCTCACCGGGCAGTTTTCCATACAGACGAGGAGTTGACATTTACTAAGGCTGTGGTTAAATTAGCAGTAGAAGAGAGGAGAGAAGAATGACAACTACATTACCTCAAATACGTGTTGACAACCCAGATGGTGTGCTTTATCATGATCGCTATTTAAATGTTGATTTTGCTTTGCTTCCGACTGGCGGTAAAGCAACTGCCCACGCCCCAACACTGATTGAAACAAAGGACGGCGGGCTTTTATGTGCTTGGTTCGCAGGAAGCTTTGAAGGAAGCGGTGATATTTCAATTGCTGTATCAAAGTACCAGCCTGACGAACAAAGATGGTCTTCACCGCAAATTGTTTCTCAAGGTCAAGGCCGCAGTGAGCAGAATCCAGCTTTCTTTCGGGCACCAGATGGTCAAATATGGCTGATTTACACATCTCAGCTCAGCCGTCAGGAAGGCAAGGATAATATGCAGTTTACTTCAGTCATCATGGTACAGAAATCTAGCGATGAAGGCCTTACTTGGGGAGACGCTCAGGTTCTTTTTCCAGAGCAGGGGACTTTTTCCCGGCAAACGATTCAGATTTTAAGCAACGGCCGCTGGCTTTTTTCAACATGGCTATGTGAAGATTCAGCAGATGGATTGACTAATGATCCGACTGAATTTCGACAATCAGATGATGCCGGAAAAACGTGGAAACGCGTACCGATGCCTGAAAGTAACGGCCGGGTTCATGCCAATGTTGTTGAAGACGAAAGAGGACATCTGCTGGCTTTTATGCGCAGCCGTTTTGCCGACAATATCTATGTCAGTGAATCTTATGACTATGGTGATTCTTGGAGCAGTCCGCACAAAACTGTCCTGCCTAATAATAATGCCAGCATCAGTGCTATAAAGCTGCAGTCGGGGGAGCTTGCTCTTGCTTACAATCCCAATAGAGCCGCTAAGCCGGAATTTGGCAAAGTTGCTTGGCCGGGGCTCCGGCATCCTGTTGCTGTATCTTTGTCGGAAGATTTAGGCCAGACTTGGCCGCTGGGCAGAATTTTTGAGCCAGCAGAAGGCTATATCGGTGCAGAAAACAAGACCAACAATTCGCAGTATGAATATCCGACATTGTATCAAAGTCAAGATGGTATGCTGCATCTGGTTTATGCCTATAAAAACCGTTTGTGTATTAAATACCTCCGTTTTCACTTAAGCGATCTTTTAGGAGATAAGCGGGAGAGTGAAGGGCTTTACAACCCAACCTCTGGTCAGGGTGTTGAAAAATAAAATTTAAAATTTCGGTCTTTCTGTTTCATTTTATTTTAAAGCAAGCACTTGCCAAGACGAAAGATTTTTTGCTATAATGAATTTACATCAAGGGAGTAGCAGACGGTTTTTACCGTGGATCCGGTCGTCATTACGAAAGAAATTTCCGGCTGGACCTTAAACAGCGAGACTTGTTTAGCAAACAGGTCTCTTTTTGTTTTAAAAAAAGCTTGGTGAACTGAACACGGCCTAAGAGCTATGCAAAAAAGATAGACTGTCCTAGAGCTTAGCGGCTCTTCGTCCAGTCTCCTATTTTTACTTTGCGTTCTTAACGGCCTTTGTATCTTAATTTAAGGAGAGATATTTTGTCAAAAGAACAAAAGAAAGAGAATTTTTATACACAAGATGTGGCGTCTGTTCTTTCTGCTTTAAAGAGTTCTAAGAAAGGGCTGACAACGCAGGAAGCTCAGCAGCGTTTGGCTGAATATGGACGCAATGAATTAGATGAAGGCGAAAAGCGTACTCTTTTAGCCAAATTTATTGATCAATTCAAGGATTTGATGATTATTATCCTCTTGGTTGCAGCAGTGCTGTCTGTCATTACTTCGGGCGGCGAAGGAGTGACAGATGCCATTATTATTTTGGCTGTTGTTATTTTGAATGCAGCTTTTGGGGTTTACCAAGAAGGACAGGCTGAAGCGGCTATAGCAGCCTTAAAATCTATGTCCAGTCCTTCGGCACGTGTCCGCCGTGACGGTCATGTTAAAGAGGTCGATGCAAAAGAGTTGGTTCCAGGAGATATCGTGATGCTGGAAGCAGGTGATGTGGTGCCGGCTGATATGCGGCTTTTGGAGGCTAACTCGCTCAAGATTGAAGAGGCCGCCCTTACAGGAGAATCGGTTCCTGTGGATAAAGATTTAGGAGCAGAGATTCCGGGTGATGCCAGCATCGGTGACCGTCTGAATATGGCTTACCAAAATTCAAATGTGACTTACGGCCGCGGTATGGGTTTGGTGACCAATACCGGTATGTATACTGAGGTTGGTCATATTGCCGGTATGCTTGCCAATACTGATGAAACAGACACCCCTCTCAAGCAAAACCTCAATCAGCTGTCTAAGGTCTTAACCTATGTTGTGGTTGTTATTGCCCTTATCACTTTTATAGTTGGTGTTTTTCTTCGCGGTCAGGAAGTGCTGACAGGGCTTATGACTGCTGTAGCGCTTGCTGTAGCAGCAATTCCTGAAGGACTTCCGGCTATTGTGACAGTTGTTCTGTCATTAGGGACGCAGACATTAGCTAAACGCCATTCTATTGTCCGTAAACTTCCTGCAGTTGAAACATTGGGATCAACGGAGATCATTGCTTCAGACAAAACAGGGACACTGACAATGAATCAAATGACTGTTGAAAAAATGTATTACAATGGTCAGCTGTATGATGCTAATGATGATATTGAGCAAAATAATATGGCTCTCCGCGTTATGAATTTTGCTAATGACACGAAGGTGGATCAAAAAGGGAAACTTATTGGGGATCCTACAGAAACAGCACTTGTCCAGTACGGTTTTGATCATAATTTTGATGTGCGGGAGGAGCTGAAGACTGAGCCGCGTGTAGCAGAACTTCCTTTTGATTCTGACCGTAAGCTTATGTCAACTGTTCATAAACTGGGGGACAGCACATTTTTAGTGGCTGTTAAAGGAGCGCCGGATCAGCTGCTTAAGCGTGTGACGCAGATTGAGGAAAACGGTGCTGTCCGTGCTATTACAGAAGCGGATAAGGACACGATTCTGGCAGCTAATAAATCACTTGCCAAACAAGCTCTGCGCGTGCTGATGATGGCCTACAAATATGAAGACACCATTCCGGAACTGGATTCAGAAACTATTGAAAACAATCTTATCTTTGCCGGTTTAGTCGGTATGATTGATCCGGAACGTCCGGAAGCTGCAGAGGCCGTCCGTGTAGCTAAAGAAGCTGGAATCCGTCCGATTATGATTACAGGAGACCATCAGGATACAGCAGAAGCCATTGCCAAGCGTCTAGGGATTATTGAAGCTGATGACAGTGAGGACCATGTTTTTACCGGTGCAGAGCTGAATGAACTGTCAGATGAAGACTTTCAAAAGGTTTTCAAACAGTATTCTGTTTATGCCCGTGTATCGCCTGAGCATAAGGTGCGAATTGTCAAAGCTTGGCAAAATGAAGGCAAGGTTGTTGCTATGACAGGCGATGGCGTAAATGATGCCCCATCCCTTAAAACAGCCGATATCGGTATTGGTATGGGTATTACCGGAACTGAAGTATCTAAAGGAGCATCCGATATGGTGCTTGCTGATGATAATTTTGCGACAATCATTGTAGCGGTTGAAGAGGGGCGCAAGGTCTTCTCTAATATTCAAAAATCGATTCAGTACCTCCTTTCGGCTAATATGGCCGAGGTCTTTACCATCTTCTTTGCCACCCTTTTTGGCTGGGATGTTTTAGAGCCTGTTCATCTGCTGTGGATTAATTTGGTAACCGATACTTTACCAGCTATTGCACTGGGAGTTGAGCCGGCTGAACCGGGAGTTATGCAACACAAACCGCGCGGCCGACAATCCAGTTTCTTTTCAGGCGGTGTGATGGGGGCCATTATTTATCAGGGAATTTTGCAGACGCTGCTGGTTTTAGGGGTTTATGGCTGGGCCATTATTAATCCTGAACATGCCGGCAACCAAGCTATACATGAGGATGCCCTGACTATGGCTTATGCGACACTGGGCTTGATACAGCTGGTCCATGCCTTCAATGTCAAATCGGTTTATCAGTCTATCTTTAAAGTGGGGCTCTTTAAGAATAAACTCTTTAATTGGTCCATTCCTGCAGCATTTATCCTTTTGATGTCAACAATTGCTATCCCGGGCTTCAACAGCTTCTTCCATGTTGCCCGTCTGAGTCTGACACAATGGGGAGTTGTAGTCATCGGCAGTTTAATGATGGTTCTTATTGTTGAACTGGTTAAGGCTGCGCAGCGAGCTGCCGGTCAAGATAAAAAAGCCATTTAAAACTGTTAAGTAAGAGCGGTTTAAATGACACACTGCTTGAGCTGTCAGCCCTTACTTTCAGACAGTCTGCATTTTATAACAAAATTATAAAGTATGGGACAGACCTGTCCCTGCTTTTTTTATTAAAATTCAAAGGCCGTTTAAAATGCAAAAATACTGAAAGGCCGACTGAAAACAGCTATGAGAAGCTTTTTTGAGACATGATACTTTCATTTTTATCTGAAATCAGCTATGAAGCTAAGCTGTTTTATTTGCAGTTTTTTTCAATTAAGATTAAAATAGCGAAAGAAAGGAATTTTATTATGAAAAAGTTTTTTGCTGAATTGATTGGAACTTTCATTCTTGTCTTTGTTGGGACAAGTGCTGCTGTTTTTGGCGGCGGTTTAGCCGGTATCGGAATTACTGGAATTGCCTTAGCCTTTGGTTTGACCATTGTTGCGTCTGCTTACAGTATCGGGACAGTTTCTGGTGCTCATTTAAATCCAGCTGTTTCTATCGCTATGTTTATTAATAAGCGTATAAGCAGTAAAGATTTGCTGATTTATATTTGTGCGCAGATTGTTGGCGCTTTTTTAGGAACTCTGGCCTTAGAAGGGCTAATAGCTAATATCGGTGTGGTAACGGATAATCTCGGGCAAAACTTGTTTAATGGAGTTGATGCAGCCGGCGCTTTCCTAGTTGAAACAATTTTGACTTTTATCTTTGTTTTAGTCATTGTGACAGTGACTTCAGCCAAAAAGGGGAATGCTAAACTGGCTGGTCTAATAATCGGCTTGACCCTGACACTTATCCACTTTGTCGGAATTCCTTTGACTGGGATGTCTGCCAATCCGGCACGGAGTTTGGCTCCTGCAGTTTTAGCCGGTGGGGATGCCCTCAGTCAATTATGGGTCTTTATTTTAGCGCCGATTCTTGGCGCTGTTCTGGCAGCTCTTGTCGGCCGTTACTTGATCGGAACAGAAGACTGACAGTTTTGCATTAAAATACTGAAATGATGCCGTTTTAAAACCCTTCTGAGCTTTATTCTTATTAAGCTCAGAAGGGTTTTTCTGTTTTTAATTAAGCAAAAAAACAGTCATTGATCGCCTAAACTCTTCAGCCAAATGCTCTTTTTTATAAGCTAAAAAATCTTTTTGTTTTTTTACTGCATTGTAACGTTTGCTCAGATTCCATGTGCCACTGGGATTGTAGATGGGGTGCTGATTGACAAAGTCAATGGTCAGATTCCATTCACGGATATAGCCTAAAGGCCGGGAATGGTAGGCAATGCCGTCAATAGTTTGACTGCCGTAGGATCTGTGAGCGTGTCCGAAAACCACATCTGAAACAGCATATTTTTTAAAAATATCATGGAAAACCTGACTGCCTAAAAAGGCGTTAAAGGGTCTGAATTTTTCATGGGTCATAGTAAACTGCCTGTGCGGCACAAAATGCATGCTGACAATAAGCTGATGGTGAGGACTAAGATCTGCCAGAATTCTATCAAGTCGCTGAGCAGTTTGCACAGTCAACTCCTTATCTGTCATGCCGCGTTTAAGCCTTCTGTCAAACCAGAATGTTTTTTTAAATTTGAGGTTCTC
It includes:
- a CDS encoding YhcH/YjgK/YiaL family protein, which encodes MIIDRAERLEYYQPILPKIKDALAVLEAHKDDWAAGVSYSFSGGRLFFQKGRTKPLELSQFEAHRKFIDVQFVLEGAEYVALEDLAELSVALPYQQEKDVEKYEGSVRHYMKITEGMAYVCFPWDAHRAVFHTDEELTFTKAVVKLAVEERREE
- a CDS encoding sialidase family protein, which translates into the protein MTTTLPQIRVDNPDGVLYHDRYLNVDFALLPTGGKATAHAPTLIETKDGGLLCAWFAGSFEGSGDISIAVSKYQPDEQRWSSPQIVSQGQGRSEQNPAFFRAPDGQIWLIYTSQLSRQEGKDNMQFTSVIMVQKSSDEGLTWGDAQVLFPEQGTFSRQTIQILSNGRWLFSTWLCEDSADGLTNDPTEFRQSDDAGKTWKRVPMPESNGRVHANVVEDERGHLLAFMRSRFADNIYVSESYDYGDSWSSPHKTVLPNNNASISAIKLQSGELALAYNPNRAAKPEFGKVAWPGLRHPVAVSLSEDLGQTWPLGRIFEPAEGYIGAENKTNNSQYEYPTLYQSQDGMLHLVYAYKNRLCIKYLRFHLSDLLGDKRESEGLYNPTSGQGVEK
- a CDS encoding cation-translocating P-type ATPase; translated protein: MSKEQKKENFYTQDVASVLSALKSSKKGLTTQEAQQRLAEYGRNELDEGEKRTLLAKFIDQFKDLMIIILLVAAVLSVITSGGEGVTDAIIILAVVILNAAFGVYQEGQAEAAIAALKSMSSPSARVRRDGHVKEVDAKELVPGDIVMLEAGDVVPADMRLLEANSLKIEEAALTGESVPVDKDLGAEIPGDASIGDRLNMAYQNSNVTYGRGMGLVTNTGMYTEVGHIAGMLANTDETDTPLKQNLNQLSKVLTYVVVVIALITFIVGVFLRGQEVLTGLMTAVALAVAAIPEGLPAIVTVVLSLGTQTLAKRHSIVRKLPAVETLGSTEIIASDKTGTLTMNQMTVEKMYYNGQLYDANDDIEQNNMALRVMNFANDTKVDQKGKLIGDPTETALVQYGFDHNFDVREELKTEPRVAELPFDSDRKLMSTVHKLGDSTFLVAVKGAPDQLLKRVTQIEENGAVRAITEADKDTILAANKSLAKQALRVLMMAYKYEDTIPELDSETIENNLIFAGLVGMIDPERPEAAEAVRVAKEAGIRPIMITGDHQDTAEAIAKRLGIIEADDSEDHVFTGAELNELSDEDFQKVFKQYSVYARVSPEHKVRIVKAWQNEGKVVAMTGDGVNDAPSLKTADIGIGMGITGTEVSKGASDMVLADDNFATIIVAVEEGRKVFSNIQKSIQYLLSANMAEVFTIFFATLFGWDVLEPVHLLWINLVTDTLPAIALGVEPAEPGVMQHKPRGRQSSFFSGGVMGAIIYQGILQTLLVLGVYGWAIINPEHAGNQAIHEDALTMAYATLGLIQLVHAFNVKSVYQSIFKVGLFKNKLFNWSIPAAFILLMSTIAIPGFNSFFHVARLSLTQWGVVVIGSLMMVLIVELVKAAQRAAGQDKKAI
- a CDS encoding MIP/aquaporin family protein, which encodes MKKFFAELIGTFILVFVGTSAAVFGGGLAGIGITGIALAFGLTIVASAYSIGTVSGAHLNPAVSIAMFINKRISSKDLLIYICAQIVGAFLGTLALEGLIANIGVVTDNLGQNLFNGVDAAGAFLVETILTFIFVLVIVTVTSAKKGNAKLAGLIIGLTLTLIHFVGIPLTGMSANPARSLAPAVLAGGDALSQLWVFILAPILGAVLAALVGRYLIGTED
- a CDS encoding metallophosphoesterase, producing MTKLAIISDLHIDLNQFGDFETDTLIAVLEEKRISHLHLNGDMSNHFYTISLPFMEKLAEHFSLTYNLGNHDMLDLSEREIEQLDFQVVPLGNRTLLAFHGWYDYSFYPDRTENENLKFKKTFWFDRRLKRGMTDKELTVQTAQRLDRILADLSPHHQLIVSMHFVPHRQFTMTHEKFRPFNAFLGSQVFHDIFKKYAVSDVVFGHAHRSYGSQTIDGIAYHSRPLGYIREWNLTIDFVNQHPIYNPSGTWNLSKRYNAVKKQKDFLAYKKEHLAEEFRRSMTVFLLN